From Octopus bimaculoides isolate UCB-OBI-ISO-001 chromosome 19, ASM119413v2, whole genome shotgun sequence:
TACTTTCAGCTTGATTTTCATTAAATCTTGTTTCCAATTCCTTTGCTGTCCACTGTGTTCCTCGGTTATCATTGACCAACCTAGTGCTTAAAAACTTTTCATAGGAATTCTTTGTGCgcatgaaatcatcatcatctgtaaatTTCTCCTGCTTCTTCTGATAGCGGCTTTCAGGTTTTGCATTGGATGGCTTTACACTTATCTTCGTATCAGCATAGCTAAAATCCCTCAAGTTGTGTCTTATTATATTACCTTTTATTTTGGGGGCAGATTTGAACATCGCTTGTGCTGTTTTTGTAGTTTTTGGTCGGTTCCTTTTAATTTCTGTGTTAGCTTTCTGTGATGCAGGGCTTATAGTATGATACTGAATATTTTTGCGCCAAGTGTAACCATTCGTATCGACAAAGTCTTCCTCATCAGAAAGATATTTACCAAAATCTTCTCCTTCATAGTTCTTGAAGAGTTGCCTAGGAGAGTTTTCCTGTGAATCTGTGTTGCCAAAATCTTCATTCTTAAAGTTAAGAGTgacttcatcttcatcataatcaggTTCAGGAATGTAAATTTCTTCATATTCATTATCCATTAAGTTTGAGTTTAAAAGGTTCCTTCGAGAAAGGTAATCTGGCTCAACTGTTGCTGCGACTGTCATTCTATTATTAGTTAACAATTTAGATTCCTTATTTAGGCCGTCAATATTGTTATCATAAACTTTTTGATTTATAGACTCATAAAGTCTATCTGTATGTTGTACGATAGTTTTTTGGTCACCGTTTAGAGACAGAACACCTACATTTTGAGAAATATCCCCAATTTGACCATCATTGCTCTGTAATGAATCCAAAACATCATGATATTCTGTTGTTGAGGTGTCAGAAGGCTTTGCAAATAGTGTATGAGTTTGATAAAGTGGATTATCTCTTACTTTATGATCCAATGGTTCAGGatcgaaagaaatgaaattatttggGTGATCTGAAGAGTCATTGTTTGCTTTATTGGGTATTTTTTCCAAATCATTGGGTTCATTTCTACCCATGAGCAAAAAACCATTTGTTGCCTCCATAGTATTACAATTAATTTCCGTATAATTATCTTTGTCATTAAAAGTGGTAACTTTTATTGGGTTCTTTTTAAATgtagatattttgaaaattgaattGACTGGTTTAATGTTTGTTGaagtatctttattttttacattttctggAGAAAAACTGCTGGGTTTAAATGATTTATTCTTCCACTTGAGCATCTTGACAAATTGGTTAATTCAAAGTCACTGCAAGTTTTAGTGTCTGCAAGTGGCAGATTGAACTTTGATGCACTCTTTTTCACTTGAAGTATTCTCCTAGTTTGTATCAACAGCGATGGTTGACTGCTATTTGTCAACAAACTcctgaaagaaagtaaaataaagaatggttagttatatttttaaaattttgaataataaaagaatatttacattgctatcatcctcatcataattaacatcaccattattattattattattattattgttcagtagttttatttttataacgtgcttttacttcactaccgagcgcagctctgtgcgccttgggtatgtgctgtggtttgctgtggtgctcttatggttactgtattgaaagtgctttgcgtaggatgtgtgcagtgcccagtagtgcaattttctgtatgttatatatttttgtaagttctggtgtttttgttatgtatttgtctgaatattattattattattattattattactactactactactactgctNNNNNNNNNNNNNNNNNNNNNNNNNNNNNNNNNNNNNNNNNNNNNNNNNNNNNNNNNNNNNNNNNNNNNNNNNNNNNNNNNNNNNNNNNNNNNNNNNNNNNNNNNNNNNNNNNNNNNNNNNNNNNNNNNNNNNNNNNNNNNNNNNNNNNNNNNNNNNNNNNNNNNNNNNNNNNNNNNNNNNNNNNNNNNNNNNNNNNNNNNNNNNNNNNNNNNNNNNNNNNNNNNNNNNNNNNNNNNNNNNNNNNNNNNNNNNNNNNNNNNNNNNNNNNNNNNNNNNNNNNNNNNNNNNNNNNNNNNNNNNNNNNNNNNNNNNNNNNNNNNNNNNNNNNNNNNNNNNNNNNNNNNNNNNNNNNNNNNNNNNNNNNNNNNNNNNNNNNNNNNNNNNNNNNNNNNNNNNNNNNNNNNNNNNNNNNNNNNNNNNNNNNNNNNNNNNNNNNNNNNNNNNNNNNNNNNNNNNNNNNNNNNNNNNNNNNNNNNNNNNNNNNNNNNNNNNNNNNNNNNNNNNNNNNNNNNNNNNNNNNNNNNNNNNNNNNNNNNNNNNNNNNNNNNNNNNNNNNNNNNNNNNNNNNNNNNNNNNNNNatatatatatatatatactacagtggctgtgtggtaagtagcttgcttaccaaccacatggttccgggttcattcctactgcatggcaccttgggcaagtgtcttctactatagcctcgggccgaccaaagccttgtgagtggatttggtagacggaaactgaaagaagcccgtcgtatatatgtgtatatatatatgtgtttgtgcgtgtatatgtttgtgtgtctgtgtttgtcctcccagcatcgcttgacaactgatgctgctgtgtttacgtccctgtgacttagcggttcggcaaaagagaccgatagaataagtactaggcttcgaaagaataagtcctggggtcgatttgcttgactaaaggcggtgctccagcatggtcgcagtcaaatgactgaaaccagtaaaagagtaaaagatatatatatatatatatatatatatatatatatatacaatgtacttctttcagtttccatctagcaaaccAATGCTATTATTACAGCCAttgtataaggcagtgagctggcagaatcattagcacactgagcaaaatggttagtggcatttcatctctctttacattctgagttcaaataccaccaagattgactttacctttcatacttttggggttggtaaaataagtaccagttggacactggggacAATCTAATTGACTTATGTGTGACATCTTTTGGGccagcgtcttctattatagcttcaggctgatcaaagccttctgagtggatttgggagacataaactgaaggaaacctgtcatgtgtatgtgtgtatatatatatatatatatatatatatatagaaagagaaagagagagctgtgtttgtcctccactaccatTTGACAATTGGTATTGGTGTATTGGCATCCtggtaacttagcgattcagtaacagaatctgatagaataagaaccaagctggggttgattcatttgactaaaagaaattcttcaaggtggtgccccagcatggctgcagtctaatgactggaaaaagtcaaagataaaagataaaatatgcatGCCCTCCCTGTCATCAATCCTCGCTTGTTTTTTGAGTAAGAAAtctcttttccatttatttaaccTCTCTTCACAAGTGCAGAACAACTACAGGACATATTCTctatgaaaaatgtaaaaataacatcACTGTTATGCTCAACCATGACATATGAGAACAAGTAGAATGTAATCATTCATGCAGGcttacaaatatatgcaattacacacacatgcctgcatgtatacatatctatatcacatacccacacacacatataaatatacatatacataaagacacacatagatatatatgcacacacacacacacacacacacacacacatatatgtatgccatgGGTGCGtagttaagaagcctgctttgcaaccgcatggcttcaagttcagtcccactgtgtggaaccctggacaattgtcttctacattaaacctgggctgaccaatgtcttgtgaatgaattttgtagaaagaaacagGGACAGAtgcaattttatgtgtgtgtgtaagaatacacacacacacacaaactctcacacacacacacacacacacacacacacacacacacacacacacacacacacacacacacacatatatagagagaggcaaatcaaaaataaaaacaaaaacaggaaaaacaacaaaagtcaaaaggatAAACGCAGTGAATGTATTAGGTTGATGTTCAGAGAGAGTTTAAAATGGAAACAAAGAGAGGAACATGACATTTCGAGCATGAcactcttcatcagaaagaagaaataagaaaaagtctagagagaaggaaaagaaaagcatgTGTGCCATAACATGGTTGAAaaataacccatgccagcatggaaaatggattatttaaatgacaacaatgacaatgatatatatatatatatatatatatataNNNNNNNNNNNNNNNNNNNNNNNNNNNNNNNNNNNNNNNNNNNNNNNNNNNNNNNNNNNNNNNNNNNNNNNNNNNNNNNNNNNNNNNNNNNNNNNNNNNNNNNNNNNNNNNNNNNNNNNNNNNNNNNNNNNNNNNNNNNNNNNNNNNNNNNNNNNNNNNNNNNNNNNNNNNaagatactttattgcagcaacaattataataacagaaaccactacaataagccaaacctatgcacatttcaataggcatatatatatatatatatatatatatatacaagaactcacctgtgagctttttgctaagactgttaacagatactatatattttgtaaaattttgttttataaaagtatatatttaatttatatatatatatatatatatttatataataaagtaCTGAGATTCATTACGGTTGTAGTAAAGCCAGCTGGTTAGCCCTAATTATAGACAAGGTTTGTATGGATAAAACAAAGTAGATGATGATAACCAATC
This genomic window contains:
- the LOC106871649 gene encoding homeobox protein 4, which codes for MLKWKNKSFKPSSFSPENVKNKDTSTNIKPVNSIFKISTFKKNPIKVTTFNDKDNYTEINCNTMEATNGFLLMGRNEPNDLEKIPNKANNDSSDHPNNFISFDPEPLDHKVRDNPLYQTHTLFAKPSDTSTTEYHDVLDSLQSNDGQIGDISQNVGVLSLNGDQKTIVQHTDRLYESINQKVYDNNIDGLNKESKLLTNNRMTVAATVEPDYLSRRNLLNSNLMDNEYEEIYIPEPDYDEDEVTLNFKNEDFGNTDSQENSPRQLFKNYEGEDFGKYLSDEEDFVDTNGYTWRKNIQYHTISPASQKANTEIKRNRPKTTKTAQAMFKSAPKIKGNIIRHNLRDFSYADTKISVKPSNAKPESRYQKKQEKFTDDDDFMRTKNSYEKFLSTRLVNDNRGTQWTAKELETRFNENQAESKPPKRTKNGNNTIVGRLTSKLRPKSDTNYYMSTSINS